From the genome of Muricauda sp. SCSIO 64092, one region includes:
- a CDS encoding BspA family leucine-rich repeat surface protein, whose protein sequence is MKTNYLMGLKRPLFTFFIGLCTTTGLIAQSEFITTWDTTKSGTSDGNSITIPATGTYDVDLGNDGSYELLDRTGTITIDVTTYGHTAGEVQVALRNAASGTGTLDAIQFNYTGDRDKILSVDQWGSNISWSTMEGAFYGCSNLEVKATDVPDLSNVTNMYSMFALCRVVTGTGFSTWNTSGVTDMARIFRGADVFNGDIGSWDTSSVTDMRYMLNGAGVFNQDIGSWNTGSVTDMGFLFARAFIFDQDIGSWNVGNVTNMQSMFVRADAFDQDIGSWDVGKVTDMTYLFWNAGAFDRDIGSWNTGKVVDMWGMFEGAKSFNRDIGSWDTGKVTDMEEMFEGASAFDQDLGDWDMGQVTNGAKMLDNSGLSEANWDATLIGWAGQDFTNTPTIGASGLKYCTAGTQRAALTFNITGDSAETTPPTAQCKTAVTLQPGSSGTATLDTSLVDDGSSDTCGDVSLSLSQSSFTTSDLGANTVTLTVTDPNGNTDTCQSTVTIVDPIATFVTTWDTTKPGSSDGNSITIPATGTYDVDLGNDGSYELLDRTGALTVDVTAYGHAAGEIQVALRNAASGTGTLGAIQFSYRGDRDKLLSVDQWGSGISWSTMEGAFWGCSNLEVKATDVPDLSGVTNMVNMFNNCSSLTGTGLSTWNTGSVTNMGGMFSGATSFNGDISGWDTAGVTDMRSMFQGASSFNGNIGSWNTGRVTYMSFMFDGASAFDRDIGSWNTVSVGNMNFMFRNASAFNQDIGSWDTAGLNRSVGMFSGAVAFDQDLGDWYMGRLRNGTDMLNGSGLSEANWDATLIGWAGQDFTNTPTIGATGLVYCTAGTQRTALTLNITGDSAEATPPTAQCSTSITLLLGTGGTATLTTDLVDDGSSDTCGDVSLSLSQANFTTSDLGANTVTLTVTDPNGNTNTCQGTVTVVDSASLFLVTTWDTTKSGTSDGNSITIPATGTYDVDLGNDGSYELLDRTGTITIDVTTYGHTAGEVQVALRNAASGSGTLGAIQFNNTGDRDKLLSVDQWGSNISWSTMQNAFYGCSNLEVKATDVPDLSNVTNMHSMFALCRVVTGTGFSTWNTSGVTDMAWIFRGADIFNGDIGSWDTSSVTDMRYMLNGAGVFNQDIGSWDTGSVTDMGFLFARAFIFDQDIGSWNVGNVTNMQSMFVRADAFDQDIGSWDVGKVTDMTYLFWNAGAFDRDIGSWNTGKVVDMWGMFEGAKSFNRDIGSWDTGKVTDMEEMFEGASAFDQDLGGWDMGQVTNGAKMLDNSGLSEANWDATLIGWAGQDFTNTPTIGASGLKYCTAGAQRTALTLNITGDSAETTPPTAGCKTAVTLILGTDGTATLTTDLVDDGSSDTCGDVSLSLSQSSFTTSNIGANTVTLTVTDPNGNTNTCQGTVTVVDPASLFLVTTWDTTKPGSSDGNSITIPATGTYDVDLGNDGTYELLDQTDEITVNVTTHNYTAGQIQLALRNAASGTGTLGAIQFNYRGDRDKLLSVDQWGSGISWSTMEGAFWGCSNLEVKATDVPDLSGVTNMVNMFNNCSSLTGTGLSTWNTGSVTNMGGMFSGATSFNGDISGWDTAGVTDMRSMFQGAISFNGDIGSWNTGRVTYMSFMFDGASAFDRDIGSWNTGSVGTMNFMFRNASAFNQDIGSWSTVGLNRSVGMFSGAVAFDQDLGDWYMGRLRNGTDMLNGSGLSEANWDATLIGWAGQDFTNTPTIGATGLVYCTAGTQRTALTLNITGDSAEATPPTAQCRTSITLLLGTGGTATLTTDLVDDGSSDACGDVSLGLSQSSFTTSNLGANTVTLTVTDPNGNTNTCQGTVTVVDPASLFLVTTWDTTKSGTSDGNSITIPATGTYDVDLGNDGSYELLDRTGALTVDVTTYGHTAGEVQVALRNAASGTGTLGAIQFNNGGDRDKLLSVDQWGSDISWSTMQNAFYGCSNLEVKATDVPDLSNVTNMHSMFAFCRVVTGTGLSTWNTSGVTDMAWIFRGADVFNGDIGSWDTSSVTDMRYMLNGAGVFNQDIGSWNTGSVTDMGFLFARAFIFDQDIGSWNVGNVTNMQSMFVRADAFDQDIGSWDVAKVTNMRAMFMDVSAFDQDLGGWDMGQVTDGTNMLKGSGLSIANWDATLIGWDAQNFTNTPTIGASGLKYCTAETERAALTFNIVGDSKDCGGAGGGRVFLPKDGLTTDNDFSGLPNLGETESAPEGDEMDSKDLGGHPDLGKRGFSPNGDGINDTFSISWLRRDYPNYTMTVYDQNGILVYQGNAGTPDWDGSAAGGSTVLGDGKLHNGVYYYKIDFGDGKTPPVQGIVYLNR, encoded by the coding sequence ATGAAAACAAATTACCTTATGGGCCTAAAGAGGCCTTTGTTCACTTTTTTTATAGGCCTCTGCACCACCACGGGCCTGATTGCCCAGAGTGAGTTCATCACTACCTGGGACACGACCAAATCGGGCACCTCGGACGGGAACTCCATCACCATCCCCGCCACGGGGACCTACGATGTGGACCTGGGCAATGACGGCAGCTATGAGCTGTTGGACCGGACGGGGACCATCACCATTGATGTGACCACCTATGGCCATACCGCCGGGGAGGTCCAGGTGGCCCTGCGCAACGCCGCCTCCGGTACCGGTACCCTGGACGCGATACAGTTCAACTACACCGGTGACAGGGATAAGATCCTCTCGGTGGACCAATGGGGCAGCAACATTTCCTGGAGCACCATGGAGGGGGCGTTTTACGGCTGCAGCAATCTGGAGGTCAAGGCGACGGACGTCCCCGATTTAAGCAATGTGACCAATATGTACTCCATGTTCGCCCTTTGCAGGGTGGTCACGGGTACGGGCTTCTCCACCTGGAACACCAGCGGTGTGACGGACATGGCGCGGATATTCCGTGGGGCAGACGTCTTCAATGGGGACATCGGTTCCTGGGACACCAGTAGTGTTACCGATATGAGGTACATGCTCAATGGTGCGGGTGTGTTCAACCAGGACATCGGTTCGTGGAACACCGGCAGCGTGACCGATATGGGCTTTTTGTTCGCCAGGGCATTCATCTTTGACCAGGACATCGGTTCGTGGAACGTGGGCAATGTGACCAATATGCAATCCATGTTCGTCAGGGCGGACGCGTTTGACCAGGACATCGGTTCCTGGGATGTGGGCAAGGTTACCGATATGACCTACCTTTTCTGGAATGCGGGCGCCTTTGATCGGGACATCGGTTCGTGGAACACGGGCAAGGTGGTCGATATGTGGGGCATGTTCGAAGGCGCAAAGTCCTTCAACCGGGACATCGGTTCGTGGGACACGGGCAAGGTGACCGATATGGAGGAAATGTTCGAAGGTGCGAGCGCCTTTGACCAGGACCTGGGGGACTGGGACATGGGACAGGTGACCAATGGGGCCAAGATGTTGGACAACAGTGGGCTCTCGGAGGCCAACTGGGACGCCACGCTGATCGGTTGGGCCGGCCAGGACTTCACCAACACGCCGACCATTGGAGCCTCAGGACTGAAATACTGTACGGCCGGCACCCAACGTGCCGCGCTGACCTTCAACATTACTGGTGACAGTGCGGAGACCACCCCGCCAACGGCACAGTGCAAGACGGCGGTAACACTCCAACCGGGCAGCAGTGGTACGGCCACCTTGGACACTTCCCTGGTGGACGACGGTTCCAGCGATACCTGCGGGGACGTATCGCTGAGTTTGTCCCAGAGCAGCTTTACGACCTCCGACCTTGGTGCGAACACGGTGACCCTTACCGTGACCGACCCCAACGGCAACACGGACACCTGCCAGAGCACGGTAACGATAGTAGATCCCATAGCCACATTTGTCACCACCTGGGACACCACCAAACCCGGCTCCTCCGACGGGAACTCCATCACCATCCCCGCTACGGGCACCTACGATGTTGACCTGGGCAATGACGGCAGCTATGAACTGCTGGACCGGACGGGGGCCCTGACCGTGGATGTGACCGCCTATGGCCATGCCGCAGGGGAGATCCAGGTGGCCCTGCGCAATGCCGCCTCCGGTACCGGTACCCTGGGCGCGATACAGTTCAGCTACAGGGGCGACAGGGACAAGCTGCTCTCGGTGGACCAATGGGGCAGCGGTATATCCTGGAGCACCATGGAGGGCGCATTCTGGGGCTGCAGCAATCTGGAGGTCAAGGCGACGGACGTCCCCGATTTGAGCGGTGTCACCAATATGGTCAACATGTTCAACAATTGTTCGTCACTCACGGGTACGGGCCTTTCCACCTGGAACACCGGCAGCGTGACCAATATGGGGGGTATGTTCTCCGGTGCGACCTCCTTCAACGGGGACATCAGCGGCTGGGACACGGCCGGCGTGACCGATATGCGGTCCATGTTCCAGGGCGCAAGTTCGTTTAACGGGAACATCGGTTCGTGGAACACGGGCAGGGTGACCTATATGTCCTTCATGTTTGATGGTGCGAGCGCCTTTGACCGGGACATCGGTTCCTGGAACACGGTCAGCGTGGGCAATATGAACTTCATGTTCCGGAACGCGAGTGCCTTCAACCAGGACATCGGTTCGTGGGACACAGCGGGCCTGAACCGTTCGGTCGGTATGTTTTCCGGCGCCGTTGCCTTTGACCAGGACCTGGGGGATTGGTATATGGGCCGGTTGAGGAACGGCACGGATATGCTCAATGGCAGTGGGCTCTCGGAGGCCAACTGGGATGCCACGCTTATCGGTTGGGCCGGCCAGGACTTCACCAACACGCCGACCATTGGCGCAACGGGCCTGGTCTACTGCACGGCCGGCACCCAACGTACCGCGCTGACCCTCAACATTACCGGTGACAGCGCGGAGGCCACCCCGCCAACGGCGCAGTGCAGTACGTCGATAACGCTCCTACTGGGCACGGGCGGTACGGCCACCCTGACGACCGACCTTGTTGACGACGGTTCCAGCGATACCTGTGGGGACGTATCGCTGAGCCTGTCCCAGGCCAATTTTACGACCTCCGATCTTGGGGCGAACACGGTGACCCTTACCGTGACCGATCCCAACGGCAATACCAACACCTGCCAGGGCACGGTGACGGTAGTGGATTCCGCAAGCTTATTTCTTGTAACCACCTGGGACACGACCAAATCGGGCACCTCCGATGGGAACTCCATCACCATCCCCGCTACGGGGACCTACGATGTGGACCTGGGCAATGACGGCAGCTATGAGCTGCTGGACCGGACGGGGACCATCACCATTGATGTGACCACCTATGGCCATACCGCCGGGGAGGTCCAGGTGGCCCTGCGCAACGCCGCCTCCGGTTCCGGAACCCTGGGCGCAATACAGTTCAACAATACCGGCGATAGGGATAAGCTGCTCTCTGTGGACCAATGGGGCAGCAACATTTCCTGGAGCACCATGCAAAATGCATTTTACGGCTGTAGCAATCTGGAGGTCAAGGCAACGGACGTCCCCGATTTAAGCAATGTGACCAATATGCACTCCATGTTCGCCCTTTGCAGGGTGGTCACGGGGACGGGCTTCTCCACCTGGAACACCAGCGGCGTGACGGACATGGCCTGGATATTCCGTGGGGCAGACATCTTCAATGGGGACATCGGTTCCTGGGATACCAGTAGTGTTACCGATATGAGGTACATGCTCAATGGTGCGGGTGTGTTCAACCAGGACATCGGTTCCTGGGACACCGGCAGCGTGACCGATATGGGCTTTTTGTTCGCCAGGGCATTCATCTTTGACCAGGACATCGGTTCGTGGAACGTGGGCAATGTGACCAATATGCAATCCATGTTCGTCAGGGCGGACGCGTTTGACCAGGACATCGGTTCGTGGGATGTGGGCAAGGTTACCGATATGACCTACCTTTTCTGGAATGCGGGTGCCTTTGATCGGGACATCGGTTCGTGGAACACGGGCAAGGTCGTGGATATGTGGGGCATGTTCGAAGGCGCAAAGTCCTTCAACCGGGACATCGGTTCGTGGGACACGGGCAAGGTGACCGATATGGAGGAAATGTTCGAAGGTGCGAGCGCCTTTGACCAGGACCTTGGCGGATGGGACATGGGACAGGTGACCAATGGGGCCAAGATGCTGGACAACAGTGGGCTCTCGGAGGCCAACTGGGACGCCACGCTGATCGGTTGGGCCGGCCAGGACTTTACCAACACGCCCACCATAGGAGCCTCAGGACTGAAATACTGCACGGCCGGCGCCCAACGTACCGCGCTGACCCTCAACATTACAGGTGACAGCGCGGAGACCACCCCTCCAACGGCAGGGTGCAAGACGGCGGTGACGCTCATACTAGGTACGGACGGTACGGCCACCCTGACGACCGACCTTGTGGACGACGGTTCCAGCGATACCTGCGGGGACGTATCGCTGAGTTTGTCCCAGAGCAGCTTTACGACCTCCAATATTGGTGCGAACACGGTGACCCTTACGGTGACCGACCCCAACGGCAATACCAATACCTGCCAGGGCACGGTGACGGTAGTGGATCCCGCAAGCTTATTTCTTGTCACCACCTGGGACACCACCAAACCTGGCTCCTCCGACGGGAACTCCATCACCATCCCCGCTACGGGCACCTACGATGTGGACCTGGGGAACGATGGCACCTATGAACTGTTGGACCAGACCGATGAAATTACTGTGAATGTCACCACCCATAACTATACCGCCGGACAGATACAGCTGGCCCTGCGCAATGCCGCCTCCGGTACCGGAACCCTGGGCGCGATACAGTTCAACTACAGGGGCGATAGGGACAAGCTGCTCTCGGTGGACCAATGGGGGAGCGGTATATCCTGGAGCACCATGGAGGGCGCATTCTGGGGCTGCAGCAATCTGGAGGTCAAGGCGACGGACGTCCCCGATTTGAGCGGTGTCACCAATATGGTCAACATGTTCAACAATTGTTCGTCACTCACGGGTACGGGCCTTTCCACCTGGAACACCGGCAGCGTGACCAATATGGGGGGCATGTTCTCCGGCGCGACCTCCTTCAACGGGGACATCAGCGGCTGGGACACGGCCGGCGTGACCGACATGAGGTCCATGTTCCAGGGCGCAATTTCGTTTAACGGGGACATCGGTTCGTGGAACACGGGCAGGGTGACCTATATGTCCTTCATGTTTGATGGTGCGAGCGCCTTTGACCGGGACATCGGTTCGTGGAACACCGGCAGCGTGGGTACTATGAACTTCATGTTCCGGAACGCAAGTGCCTTCAACCAGGACATCGGTTCGTGGAGCACGGTCGGCCTGAACCGTTCGGTCGGTATGTTTTCCGGCGCCGTTGCCTTTGACCAGGACCTGGGGGATTGGTATATGGGCCGGTTGAGGAACGGCACGGATATGCTCAATGGCAGTGGGCTCTCGGAGGCCAACTGGGATGCCACGCTTATCGGTTGGGCCGGCCAGGACTTCACCAACACGCCCACCATTGGTGCAACGGGCCTGGTCTACTGCACGGCCGGCACCCAACGTACCGCGCTGACCCTCAACATTACCGGTGACAGCGCGGAGGCCACCCCGCCAACGGCGCAGTGCAGGACGTCGATAACGCTCCTACTGGGCACGGGCGGTACGGCCACCCTGACGACCGACCTTGTGGACGACGGTTCCAGTGATGCCTGTGGGGACGTATCGCTGGGCCTGTCCCAGAGCAGCTTTACGACCTCCAATCTTGGGGCGAACACGGTGACCCTTACGGTGACCGACCCCAACGGCAATACCAATACCTGCCAGGGTACGGTGACGGTGGTGGATCCCGCAAGCTTATTTCTTGTCACCACCTGGGACACGACCAAATCGGGCACCTCGGACGGGAACTCCATCACCATCCCCGCTACGGGGACCTACGATGTGGACCTGGGCAATGACGGCAGCTATGAACTGCTGGACCGGACGGGTGCCCTGACCGTGGATGTGACCACCTATGGCCATACCGCCGGGGAGGTCCAGGTGGCCCTGCGCAACGCCGCCTCCGGTACCGGTACCCTGGGCGCAATACAGTTCAACAATGGGGGCGACAGGGATAAGCTGCTCTCTGTGGACCAATGGGGCAGCGATATTTCCTGGAGCACCATGCAAAATGCATTTTACGGCTGCAGCAATCTGGAGGTCAAGGCAACGGACGTTCCCGATTTAAGCAATGTGACCAATATGCACTCCATGTTCGCCTTTTGCAGGGTGGTCACGGGGACGGGCCTTTCCACCTGGAACACCAGCGGCGTGACGGACATGGCCTGGATATTCCGTGGGGCAGACGTCTTCAATGGGGACATCGGTTCCTGGGACACCAGTAGTGTTACCGATATGAGGTACATGCTCAATGGTGCGGGTGTGTTCAACCAGGACATCGGTTCCTGGAACACCGGCAGCGTGACCGATATGGGCTTTTTGTTCGCCAGGGCATTCATCTTTGACCAGGACATCGGTTCGTGGAACGTGGGCAATGTGACCAATATGCAATCCATGTTCGTCAGGGCGGACGCGTTTGACCAGGACATCGGTTCCTGGGATGTGGCCAAGGTGACCAATATGCGGGCCATGTTTATGGATGTGAGCGCCTTTGACCAGGACCTTGGCGGATGGGACATGGGACAGGTGACCGATGGTACCAATATGCTCAAAGGCAGTGGGCTCTCCATTGCCAACTGGGACGCTACCCTCATCGGCTGGGACGCCCAGAACTTTACCAACACGCCCACTATAGGGGCCTCAGGCCTGAAATACTGCACTGCCGAAACCGAACGTGCCGCGCTGACCTTCAATATTGTTGGGGACAGTAAGGACTGTGGTGGGGCAGGCGGCGGACGTGTGTTCCTGCCGAAGGACGGTCTGACCACTGACAATGATTTCAGTGGGTTGCCGAATCTGGGCGAAACGGAATCTGCACCGGAAGGTGATGAAATGGACAGCAAGGACCTTGGTGGACATCCGGATTTGGGCAAACGGGGCTTCTCCCCGAACGGTGACGGAATCAACGATACCTTTTCCATTTCCTGGCTGAGGCGTGATTACCCGAACTACACCATGACGGTCTATGACCAAAACGGCATCCTGGTGTACCAAGGGAACGCGGGCACACCGGACTGGGACGGCAGCGCCGCTGGGGGCAGTACTGTCCTGGGTGATGGCAAACTGCACAACGGGGTGTACTACTATAAGATTGATTTCGGGGACGGAAAGACCCCGCCGGTCCAGGGAATCGTCTATCTGAACCGATAG
- a CDS encoding sensor histidine kinase: MKRTCCLLVFLTLSLSAQEVDLTNAVQSLKLKINNSEAGERLMWMDSLSTLIEDRTDFGYDSIVRSTIDYALELDSTRIALKHGRKLIVYGWQELRNPELALEDFYNLLEKVPGEEHLAELSGVYVEAGRNYIVLNRLDEALESFEQAYSYSSEVNDQPKMGIIKDHMGMVQSMLGDFQGASATLQESYQILSESDPEMAWCPKNTLSILYSQNGLQEEAKKIRMEIIEEARGYTSEKNRNEVLNSTFHNQAFDEMLNGSQEERIRFLDSTRIYAFKTDYVFHELQVLVAQLSAYSENGMLDKAEEVKKELDARREQGNFFEVDEYNLAMAHYEFAVGNYQRAALLGEQEYDKLKNSQFYEGIYMSHGFLAKVYDSLGKVDRAYDHLMAHHKIKDSIESVQKANGFSYYQALYEAEKKDSEIATQKSEITLLNAKNRAKNMWITFGGLGVLAGGAILYLVWVQNATKRKQQAQARFSRNLIKGQEGERTRVARELHDGVGQKLMLLAKRTKLSGDAEMASLATDTLEELRSVSRHLHPATLEKLGFSGAVRAIIDEVDANTDIFFTHNIDDVDDLLSDEGSLQLYRIVQELLNNIVKHSGAKAVSVDIERKADGIAMAVRDNGKGFSVREKLRDSSSLGMRTLLERAKIAGAKFHVESKASLGTTISLAMPT; this comes from the coding sequence ATGAAACGGACCTGTTGCCTTTTAGTGTTCCTCACGCTATCCCTGTCTGCGCAGGAGGTGGACCTCACAAATGCTGTCCAATCCCTAAAACTAAAGATCAATAATTCCGAAGCCGGTGAACGCCTAATGTGGATGGACAGTCTGTCCACATTGATCGAAGACCGAACGGATTTTGGTTATGATTCCATTGTAAGGAGCACTATTGATTATGCCCTGGAGTTGGACTCCACGCGAATAGCCCTGAAACACGGCCGCAAATTGATTGTTTATGGCTGGCAGGAACTGAGAAACCCGGAGCTGGCCCTGGAGGATTTCTACAATCTATTGGAGAAGGTTCCCGGGGAAGAGCATTTAGCGGAATTGAGTGGAGTATATGTCGAAGCTGGCCGGAACTATATCGTGCTCAACCGTTTGGATGAAGCTCTGGAAAGTTTTGAACAGGCTTATTCATATTCCTCAGAGGTTAATGATCAGCCGAAAATGGGCATTATTAAAGACCACATGGGCATGGTGCAGTCTATGTTGGGAGATTTCCAGGGTGCATCGGCCACATTACAGGAATCCTATCAAATTTTATCGGAGAGTGATCCCGAAATGGCATGGTGCCCAAAAAATACCCTGTCAATATTGTATTCCCAGAACGGGCTGCAGGAAGAGGCAAAAAAAATTCGTATGGAAATCATAGAAGAGGCCAGGGGATATACAAGCGAGAAGAATAGAAATGAAGTATTAAATAGTACATTTCATAACCAGGCCTTTGACGAGATGCTCAATGGAAGCCAGGAGGAACGGATCAGATTCCTGGATTCCACCAGGATATATGCTTTCAAAACGGACTATGTATTTCACGAACTGCAGGTATTGGTGGCCCAGCTGAGTGCTTACTCCGAAAACGGGATGCTGGATAAGGCGGAGGAGGTGAAGAAAGAGTTGGATGCACGAAGGGAGCAGGGCAACTTCTTTGAAGTGGATGAGTACAACCTGGCCATGGCCCATTATGAATTTGCAGTGGGCAATTACCAGAGAGCGGCCCTACTGGGGGAACAGGAATATGATAAGCTAAAGAATTCCCAGTTCTATGAGGGCATTTATATGTCCCATGGCTTTTTGGCCAAAGTGTACGATAGTCTGGGCAAAGTTGACAGGGCATATGACCATCTCATGGCCCATCACAAAATAAAGGATTCCATTGAGAGTGTCCAGAAGGCGAATGGTTTTTCCTATTACCAGGCACTTTACGAGGCAGAGAAGAAGGATTCGGAGATAGCAACCCAGAAATCAGAGATTACGCTATTGAACGCCAAGAACCGCGCAAAGAACATGTGGATCACTTTTGGCGGTCTGGGGGTATTGGCTGGGGGGGCTATCCTTTACCTGGTATGGGTACAGAATGCCACCAAAAGGAAACAGCAGGCCCAGGCCCGCTTCTCCAGAAACCTGATCAAGGGCCAGGAGGGGGAACGCACGCGCGTGGCGAGGGAACTGCATGACGGGGTAGGGCAAAAGTTGATGCTGCTGGCCAAAAGGACAAAATTGAGCGGGGATGCGGAGATGGCATCCCTGGCAACGGATACCCTGGAGGAGCTGCGGAGCGTTTCCCGCCACCTGCACCCGGCGACCTTGGAGAAGTTGGGTTTTTCAGGGGCGGTACGGGCCATAATCGACGAAGTGGATGCCAACACGGACATCTTCTTCACGCACAATATCGACGACGTGGACGACCTGCTGAGTGATGAGGGTTCCCTTCAGCTATACCGGATCGTACAGGAGCTGTTGAACAATATCGTGAAGCATTCCGGTGCGAAGGCAGTATCGGTGGACATCGAAAGAAAGGCCGACGGGATTGCAATGGCGGTCAGGGACAATGGGAAGGGGTTCAGTGTCCGGGAAAAACTCCGTGACAGTTCCAGTCTCGGGATGCGGACGCTTTTGGAACGTGCCAAGATAGCGGGTGCCAAATTCCATGTGGAGAGCAAAGCCTCCTTGGGTACAACAATTTCACTGGCAATGCCTACATGA
- a CDS encoding sodium:solute symporter: protein MDTTILIISIGCYLILLLGLGFLANSRKKTNSLKEFYLAGRSLGPFVLLFTLYATQYSANTMLVTPAEVVNSGMGMILILGYLTAVVVFYLTFAPQLYQISRKFNFITPGDWFDHRFKLPKLTLLANGILVIVSINFLLSQLMAMGHIVNGVTDGQVPYWMGVVSLAFVVIVYESLGGMRAVAWTDVIQGVMLFAGLMGLFIMVMPNTTELTKISNWLIENEPQKIGVPKVGFRIYWASLLLMIGLGAAVYPQAIQRIYAAKSVKSLRQSLGAMVIMPFVTVLILFLLGMISIPHFVGTEQASKDTVLPAMLVFWANASTFHFGLAVMVIVGLIAAIMSTADSVLLSLSSILAKDIFAKFKSRKISSERLTKTGKMFSWVIMLLMVLVALRPKITLWGLIELKMQILVQIAPLFLGIYAKNVTSKGMFVGLSTGFVFATATFLLNIKTIGHIHVGLIGLMVNIICCFAFSRIKPKARNPDD, encoded by the coding sequence GTGGATACCACAATTCTAATAATTAGTATTGGCTGTTATTTGATCCTGTTGTTGGGACTAGGTTTTTTGGCCAATAGCCGAAAAAAAACAAATTCGTTAAAAGAGTTTTACCTGGCAGGAAGGAGTCTGGGCCCATTTGTACTGCTATTTACGTTATATGCCACGCAGTATAGTGCCAATACCATGCTCGTAACACCTGCAGAGGTGGTAAACAGCGGAATGGGTATGATATTGATACTTGGGTACTTGACGGCAGTTGTGGTCTTCTATCTCACCTTTGCACCGCAATTGTATCAAATATCGCGGAAGTTCAATTTTATTACACCTGGGGATTGGTTTGACCATAGGTTCAAGCTACCTAAATTGACCTTATTGGCAAATGGTATTCTGGTTATCGTATCAATCAATTTTTTGTTGTCCCAATTAATGGCAATGGGACACATCGTAAATGGCGTTACCGATGGACAGGTTCCGTATTGGATGGGAGTGGTATCCCTGGCATTCGTTGTTATAGTTTACGAATCCCTTGGAGGGATGAGGGCGGTGGCCTGGACGGATGTCATCCAAGGAGTAATGCTATTTGCCGGTTTGATGGGTTTGTTCATAATGGTAATGCCCAATACGACCGAATTGACAAAAATCAGCAATTGGCTCATTGAAAATGAACCCCAAAAAATTGGTGTCCCCAAAGTAGGCTTTAGAATTTATTGGGCCAGTCTATTGCTTATGATTGGTTTGGGAGCTGCAGTATATCCACAGGCAATCCAACGCATATACGCTGCCAAATCGGTAAAATCACTTCGCCAATCATTGGGAGCCATGGTGATAATGCCATTTGTGACCGTTTTGATCCTGTTTTTATTGGGCATGATAAGTATCCCCCATTTTGTGGGCACCGAACAAGCATCAAAGGACACCGTACTCCCAGCAATGCTGGTTTTTTGGGCAAATGCCTCCACGTTCCATTTCGGATTGGCGGTTATGGTCATCGTAGGGTTAATAGCGGCCATTATGTCAACGGCCGACTCTGTCTTACTGAGCCTATCATCCATACTGGCAAAAGACATTTTTGCAAAGTTCAAATCCAGGAAGATATCAAGTGAACGACTCACGAAAACTGGAAAAATGTTCTCCTGGGTTATTATGCTTTTAATGGTATTGGTGGCCCTACGGCCCAAAATAACACTATGGGGATTGATTGAGTTGAAAATGCAAATTTTGGTTCAGATCGCACCTTTATTCTTGGGTATTTATGCCAAAAACGTGACGTCCAAAGGCATGTTCGTTGGGCTAAGTACCGGCTTTGTCTTTGCAACGGCCACCTTTCTGTTGAATATAAAGACAATTGGTCACATACATGTGGGTTTAATAGGGTTGATGGTAAATATCATTTGTTGCTTTGCGTTTTCCCGTATTAAACCCAAGGCCAGAAATCCAGATGATTGA